A window from Tenacibaculum singaporense encodes these proteins:
- a CDS encoding dihydrodipicolinate synthase family protein, giving the protein MSINWKGVMPAVTTKFTNDDTLDLSMFEVNIKAQLEAGVHGIVLGGTLGEASTLSDDEKRTLTRTTVQLVNNQVPVLINIAEQTTKGAIEAAQKAEEDGAKGLMMLPPMRYKSGDRETVEYFKAVANNTSLPIMVYNNPVDYKIEVTLDMFEELLKCDNIEAVKESTRDISNVTRIKNRFGNRLKIMTGVDTLALESLLMGADGWIAGLVCAFPKETVAIYELQKAGRIQEALEIYRWFLPLLELDINPKLVQNIKLAEVATGIGTENVRAPRLPLIGEERKHVLNVIETGLKNRPTLPDYKALATY; this is encoded by the coding sequence ATGAGTATAAATTGGAAAGGTGTAATGCCAGCGGTTACTACAAAATTTACGAATGATGATACTTTAGACTTAAGTATGTTTGAAGTAAATATTAAAGCACAATTAGAAGCAGGTGTGCACGGAATTGTTTTAGGAGGCACCTTGGGAGAAGCCAGTACATTATCTGATGACGAAAAAAGAACACTAACAAGAACTACGGTTCAATTAGTTAACAACCAAGTTCCAGTATTAATAAACATAGCAGAACAAACGACTAAGGGAGCCATCGAAGCAGCTCAAAAAGCTGAAGAAGATGGTGCCAAAGGATTAATGATGCTTCCGCCTATGCGCTATAAGTCTGGAGATAGAGAAACTGTAGAGTATTTCAAAGCAGTCGCAAATAATACATCGCTTCCAATTATGGTATATAACAACCCTGTTGATTATAAAATTGAAGTTACACTAGATATGTTTGAAGAATTATTAAAATGTGATAACATTGAAGCTGTAAAAGAATCTACCCGAGACATTTCAAACGTAACAAGAATTAAAAATCGTTTTGGAAATCGTTTAAAAATAATGACAGGCGTTGACACTTTAGCTTTAGAAAGCCTATTGATGGGGGCAGATGGATGGATTGCTGGTTTAGTTTGTGCCTTCCCTAAAGAAACTGTAGCTATCTATGAATTGCAAAAAGCAGGTCGTATTCAAGAGGCATTAGAGATTTACCGATGGTTTTTACCATTGTTAGAATTAGATATAAATCCTAAATTAGTACAAAATATTAAGTTAGCAGAAGTAGCCACAGGTATTGGAACTGAAAATGTGCGAGCTCCTCGATTACCTTTAATAGGTGAGGAACGTAAACATGTTTTAAATGTAATAGAAACTGGTTTAAAAAACAGACCTACATTACCCGACTATAAAGCTTTAGCTACTTACTAA
- a CDS encoding aldehyde dehydrogenase (NADP(+)) — MITGKNYIGNQLSALGSTTYKTFNPELNQENEYIFTEATREEINNVVDLASKAFKDYKTISGKRKAEFLNAIADEILALDDELIQTYCAESGLPEGRAKGERGRTVFQLRSFADLVEDGSWVEATIDTAIPNREPNPKSDLRKMNIPLGPVVVFGASNFPLAYSTAGGDTAAALAAGCPVIVKSHPMHAGTGELIASAIIKAAEKTEMPNGVFSNLNSSGIEVGQQLVVHPKVKAVGFTGSIRGGRALLDLAAKREEPIPVFAEMGSINPVIMLPKALQNRAENLATTYANSITLGTGQFCTNPGLILGIKSHGLDNFINSLAKKIVEINPTCMLHPNIIGAYENNKSKALNQEGLTVVAMYEEGAQPNYASQVVTTVKGKTFLDNPTLHQEVFGPYSIVVQCESEKQLEEIISSLEGQLTGTVISDDNEVANYPTIIAAIQNRVGRIIFNGVPTGVEVCPSMVHGGPYPASTDSRFTAVGINSIKRWVRPFSYQDWPNNILPQELKNENPLHILRSVNGTLTKGEII; from the coding sequence ATGATTACAGGAAAAAACTACATAGGAAATCAATTATCAGCTTTAGGAAGTACAACGTATAAAACATTTAACCCTGAATTAAATCAGGAAAATGAATATATTTTTACAGAAGCAACTCGAGAAGAAATTAATAATGTTGTCGATTTAGCTTCAAAAGCATTTAAAGATTATAAAACTATTTCTGGTAAAAGAAAAGCTGAATTTTTAAATGCTATTGCTGATGAAATTTTAGCCTTAGACGATGAGTTAATACAAACTTATTGTGCTGAATCTGGTTTACCAGAAGGACGTGCAAAAGGAGAACGAGGAAGAACTGTATTTCAATTACGCTCTTTCGCTGATTTAGTTGAGGATGGCTCATGGGTAGAGGCTACTATTGATACTGCAATTCCTAATAGAGAACCAAACCCTAAATCAGATTTACGCAAAATGAATATCCCTTTAGGTCCTGTAGTTGTTTTTGGTGCAAGTAATTTTCCTCTTGCCTATTCTACAGCAGGTGGAGATACTGCAGCTGCTTTAGCTGCTGGTTGCCCTGTGATAGTTAAGTCACACCCTATGCATGCAGGTACGGGTGAACTTATAGCTTCAGCAATTATTAAAGCTGCTGAAAAAACTGAAATGCCTAATGGTGTTTTTTCTAACTTAAACTCTAGTGGCATTGAAGTAGGTCAGCAATTAGTCGTTCACCCTAAAGTAAAAGCTGTTGGCTTTACAGGTAGCATCCGTGGTGGTAGAGCTTTACTAGATTTAGCTGCAAAACGAGAAGAACCGATTCCTGTGTTTGCTGAAATGGGAAGTATTAACCCAGTTATTATGCTTCCGAAAGCATTGCAAAATAGAGCCGAAAACTTAGCAACTACTTATGCTAATTCTATTACGTTGGGTACAGGGCAATTTTGCACAAATCCCGGTTTAATCTTAGGAATAAAAAGCCATGGTTTAGATAATTTTATTAACTCTTTAGCTAAAAAGATTGTAGAAATCAATCCAACTTGTATGCTGCATCCAAACATTATTGGAGCATACGAGAATAACAAATCTAAAGCTCTTAATCAAGAAGGTTTAACTGTAGTGGCTATGTATGAAGAAGGTGCTCAGCCTAATTATGCCTCACAAGTAGTTACAACTGTTAAAGGGAAAACATTTTTAGACAATCCTACTTTACACCAAGAAGTATTTGGTCCATATTCTATTGTGGTTCAATGTGAAAGCGAAAAACAGTTAGAAGAAATAATTTCAAGCTTAGAAGGACAACTTACAGGAACAGTTATTTCAGATGATAATGAAGTAGCAAACTACCCTACTATAATTGCTGCCATACAAAACAGAGTTGGAAGAATTATTTTTAACGGTGTTCCTACTGGGGTAGAAGTTTGCCCATCAATGGTTCATGGAGGTCCATATCCTGCATCTACAGATAGTAGATTTACAGCTGTAGGAATTAACTCTATTAAACGTTGGGTGCGTCCTTTCAGTTATCAAGATTGGCCAAACAATATATTACCTCAAGAATTAAAAAATGAAAACCCTTTACATATTTTACGTTCTGTTAATGGTACACTAACAAAAGGAGAAATAATATAA
- a CDS encoding 4-hydroxyproline epimerase, translating into MKKTFFCIDAHTCGNPVRVVAGGGPNLIGANMSEKRQHFLKEYDWIRKGLMFEPRGHDMMSGSILFPPHNSENDFAILFIETSGCLPMCGHGTIGTITIAIEEGLVTPKVPGKIRMETPAGLVEIEYQQTGKKVNWVRLTNVKSYLAAEGLTIDCPELGEITFDVAYGGNYYAIVDPQKNFSGVHDFTASKIIQYSQVVRDRINEKYPNIFIHPENDTIRDVTHMLWTGNPIDPTSSGRNAVFYGDKAIDRSPCGTGTSARLAQLYTKGKLQLDEEFIHESFIGSKFIGRVEKETTLDGKQAIIPSIQGWAKVYGYNNIIIDDEDDPYAHGFQVI; encoded by the coding sequence ATGAAAAAAACTTTTTTTTGCATTGACGCACATACTTGTGGAAATCCTGTAAGAGTTGTTGCAGGCGGTGGTCCTAACTTAATAGGAGCCAATATGAGTGAAAAACGTCAACACTTCCTTAAAGAGTATGATTGGATTCGTAAAGGTTTAATGTTTGAACCTCGTGGTCATGATATGATGAGTGGCTCAATCTTATTTCCTCCTCACAACTCAGAAAATGATTTTGCTATTTTATTTATTGAAACTTCTGGATGTTTACCCATGTGTGGTCACGGAACAATTGGAACAATCACTATAGCAATTGAAGAAGGGCTAGTTACACCTAAAGTTCCAGGAAAGATTAGAATGGAAACCCCTGCTGGTTTGGTTGAAATTGAATATCAACAAACTGGTAAAAAAGTAAATTGGGTTCGACTAACTAATGTAAAAAGCTATTTAGCGGCTGAAGGACTGACAATAGATTGTCCTGAATTAGGAGAAATCACTTTTGATGTAGCCTATGGTGGAAATTATTACGCAATTGTAGATCCTCAAAAAAACTTTTCAGGAGTTCATGATTTTACTGCTTCTAAAATTATTCAATACTCTCAAGTTGTTAGAGATCGTATTAATGAAAAATATCCTAATATATTTATCCACCCTGAAAATGATACAATTAGAGATGTAACACATATGTTATGGACAGGAAATCCAATTGATCCAACCTCATCAGGAAGAAATGCGGTTTTTTATGGTGATAAAGCCATTGACAGAAGTCCTTGTGGCACAGGAACCTCAGCTCGTTTAGCACAGCTGTATACTAAAGGAAAGCTACAACTTGATGAAGAGTTTATTCATGAAAGTTTTATTGGAAGCAAATTTATTGGTAGGGTAGAAAAAGAAACTACTTTAGATGGTAAACAAGCTATTATTCCGAGTATTCAAGGATGGGCTAAAGTGTATGGTTATAACAACATTATTATTGATGATGAAGATGATCCGTATGCACATGGATTTCAAGTAATTTAA
- a CDS encoding NAD(P)/FAD-dependent oxidoreductase → MNKEVVIIGGGIIGLCSAYYLHKEGHKVTVIDKSDFSSGASYVNAGIITPSHIISLAAPGMINKGIKWMLSSTSPFSIKPRLDYDFLQWTWLFKKSATSKKVATSIPVIKNINLFSRDLYEELKASNDFDFHYQHKGLMMYYKTDKMGEEEWNVGKLAIKEGLKVEHLRKEEAQKLEPNVDLNIKGAVYYHSDAHMTPNEFMLKMKSYLEENDVTFLANEEVIDFQISEGKIKSINTKNNTISADEFVLTTGSWTQKLAKKLGITIPVQAGKGYRINVKRETGIHIPAILTEAKVAVTPMNGFTRFGGTMEIAGINNQINAKRVNTIANAAENYYNGLQINQQERKDIESGLRPCSPDGLPYIGRLSKIENVTVAAGHAMMGWSLGPATGKLVSEIIDDKKTSLDISPFNVERFN, encoded by the coding sequence ATGAATAAAGAAGTTGTTATTATTGGCGGAGGAATTATCGGTTTATGTTCCGCATATTATTTACACAAAGAAGGACACAAAGTTACTGTTATTGACAAATCTGATTTTTCATCTGGTGCTTCGTATGTAAATGCTGGGATTATCACTCCTAGCCATATTATTTCATTAGCAGCTCCAGGAATGATTAATAAAGGCATTAAATGGATGTTGAGTTCAACTAGTCCTTTTTCAATCAAACCTCGTTTAGATTACGATTTTTTACAGTGGACATGGTTATTTAAAAAATCAGCAACGTCTAAAAAAGTAGCTACCTCTATTCCTGTTATTAAAAACATTAATCTGTTTAGTAGAGATTTGTATGAAGAGCTAAAAGCTTCAAATGATTTCGATTTTCATTACCAACACAAAGGTTTAATGATGTATTATAAAACCGATAAAATGGGGGAAGAAGAATGGAATGTTGGGAAACTTGCTATAAAAGAAGGATTAAAAGTTGAACACCTTAGAAAGGAAGAAGCTCAAAAACTAGAACCTAATGTAGATTTGAACATTAAAGGTGCTGTATATTATCATTCTGACGCACATATGACTCCGAATGAATTTATGCTAAAAATGAAATCTTATTTGGAAGAAAATGATGTGACTTTCTTAGCAAACGAAGAGGTCATAGATTTTCAAATTTCAGAAGGAAAAATAAAATCAATCAACACAAAAAACAATACCATCTCCGCTGATGAGTTTGTACTTACAACAGGATCATGGACTCAAAAATTAGCAAAAAAGCTGGGAATTACCATTCCTGTGCAAGCAGGTAAAGGCTATCGAATTAATGTAAAAAGAGAAACAGGCATTCATATTCCTGCGATTTTAACAGAAGCTAAAGTCGCTGTTACACCTATGAATGGTTTTACGCGTTTTGGTGGCACTATGGAAATTGCTGGCATTAACAATCAAATCAATGCTAAAAGAGTTAATACTATTGCGAACGCCGCTGAAAATTATTATAACGGACTACAAATTAATCAACAAGAAAGAAAAGATATTGAAAGTGGTTTACGTCCTTGTTCTCCCGATGGTTTGCCATACATTGGTAGACTTTCAAAAATTGAGAATGTAACTGTAGCAGCTGGTCATGCTATGATGGGCTGGAGTCTAGGACCTGCTACGGGTAAATTAGTTTCTGAAATTATCGATGATAAAAAAACAAGTTTAGATATCTCTCCATTTAATGTTGAGCGTTTTAACTAA
- a CDS encoding alanine racemase codes for MAELIIYSERIKDNIKKLSNFFEKNHIEWSLVTKVFSGDKTFLKAILTPDVTEKINSIGDSRLTSLRNLREVNPDLRTIYIKPPANIYADDVVEYADISLNSSLSTIESLNEAAKKKNKIHKIIIMIEMGELREGVKRDDILGFYEKVFNLSNIEVIGIGSNLGCMYGVEPTYDKLLQLSLYKELISAKFNKDLKYVSGGTSITLPLVENGVAPKDINHFRIGEAAFFGLSPLENKRFKDLHTETFEFYANVIELEKKKIVPDGIISEASIGHTSEYDENDVQETSYKAILDFGLLDVDKDDIEVEDKDISFVGITSDMLVIDVGLNKNESGKTKYKVGDKVKFKLSYMGVARLLSSKFIDKVYVEEI; via the coding sequence ATGGCAGAATTAATTATATATTCTGAAAGAATAAAAGATAACATAAAAAAACTAAGTAACTTCTTTGAAAAAAATCATATCGAATGGAGCTTGGTAACAAAAGTTTTCTCGGGAGATAAAACATTTTTAAAAGCAATTTTAACTCCGGATGTAACTGAAAAAATAAACTCGATTGGAGATTCTAGATTAACAAGTTTAAGAAACTTAAGAGAGGTGAATCCAGATTTACGTACTATTTACATAAAACCCCCAGCAAATATTTATGCAGATGATGTGGTAGAGTACGCAGATATTTCTTTAAACAGTTCTTTATCTACTATAGAATCACTTAATGAAGCAGCGAAGAAGAAAAATAAAATTCATAAAATCATTATTATGATTGAAATGGGTGAGTTAAGGGAAGGTGTAAAAAGAGATGATATTTTAGGGTTTTATGAAAAAGTATTCAACCTATCGAATATTGAAGTAATAGGCATAGGTTCAAATTTAGGATGCATGTACGGAGTAGAACCTACTTATGATAAGCTATTGCAATTATCATTATATAAAGAACTAATATCGGCTAAATTTAATAAGGATTTAAAATATGTTTCAGGCGGCACATCAATTACGTTACCATTGGTGGAAAATGGAGTCGCCCCTAAAGATATAAACCACTTTAGAATTGGAGAAGCTGCATTCTTTGGACTAAGTCCGTTAGAGAATAAGCGATTTAAAGATTTGCATACAGAAACATTTGAGTTTTATGCAAATGTGATTGAATTAGAAAAGAAAAAAATAGTGCCCGATGGTATTATTAGTGAAGCAAGTATTGGTCACACTTCAGAATATGACGAAAATGATGTACAAGAAACATCTTACAAAGCTATTTTAGATTTTGGCTTGTTAGATGTTGATAAAGATGATATAGAAGTAGAAGATAAGGATATATCTTTTGTAGGAATTACTTCAGATATGTTGGTGATTGATGTAGGCCTGAATAAAAACGAATCAGGAAAAACAAAATATAAAGTAGGAGATAAAGTAAAATTTAAACTTAGTTATATGGGAGTTGCCAGACTCTTGAGTTCTAAGTTTATAGATAAAGTATACGTAGAAGAAATTTAA
- the alr gene encoding alanine racemase gives MTHTSYLELSESAIKNNINFIREIIGDTTIFSSVVKGNAYGHGIKTYCMLAYKYGVRHFSVSDANEAFDVKKTLPFEDVTIMIMGMIENSQLPWAIENEIEFFVFEENRLQKAIEAAKKVKRRAKIHLEIETGMNRTGFVPKETTKVLKYIETHKEFVDVKGICSHLAGAESISNYKRITDQKKKFKNVRKRVKELDLFNPNYHLASSAATIRYPTTRLDLVRVGILQFGFFPTKEILVHYLTKEKIVENPLKRIISWKTEVMDVKTIKAGQFIGYGTSYFTNQETKIAIIPVGYSSGYSRSLSNKGKVLIRGQRHKIVGTINMNMMAVDITHADTIEKGDEVVLIGSQGDVEITVSSFNDSIQIINYELLTRLPENLPRIITK, from the coding sequence ATGACTCATACATCTTATTTAGAATTATCTGAATCAGCAATAAAAAATAACATCAATTTTATACGTGAAATAATAGGAGATACTACTATTTTTTCATCTGTAGTAAAAGGAAATGCTTACGGTCATGGAATTAAAACCTATTGTATGTTGGCATACAAATATGGAGTAAGACATTTTAGCGTTTCTGACGCAAATGAGGCTTTTGATGTAAAAAAAACACTACCTTTTGAAGATGTAACCATTATGATAATGGGAATGATTGAAAACAGTCAGTTACCATGGGCAATTGAAAATGAGATAGAGTTTTTTGTTTTTGAAGAAAATAGACTGCAAAAAGCGATAGAAGCAGCAAAAAAAGTAAAAAGAAGAGCTAAAATTCATTTAGAAATCGAAACAGGAATGAACAGAACAGGCTTTGTTCCGAAAGAAACAACAAAAGTTCTTAAATATATTGAGACACATAAAGAATTTGTTGATGTTAAAGGAATCTGTTCTCATTTAGCAGGAGCAGAAAGTATATCAAATTACAAGAGAATAACCGACCAAAAGAAAAAATTTAAAAATGTAAGAAAGAGAGTAAAAGAACTTGATTTATTCAATCCAAATTACCATTTGGCAAGTTCAGCAGCCACAATTAGATACCCAACAACAAGGTTAGACTTGGTAAGAGTTGGTATTTTACAATTTGGATTTTTTCCAACAAAAGAGATATTGGTTCATTATTTAACCAAAGAAAAAATTGTAGAAAATCCGTTAAAAAGAATCATATCTTGGAAAACAGAAGTTATGGATGTTAAAACGATAAAAGCAGGTCAGTTTATTGGCTATGGTACATCATACTTTACAAACCAAGAAACCAAAATAGCAATTATACCAGTTGGATATTCTTCAGGGTATAGCCGTTCTCTTAGTAATAAAGGAAAGGTTTTAATAAGAGGACAACGACATAAAATAGTAGGAACCATTAATATGAATATGATGGCAGTAGATATAACACATGCTGATACTATTGAAAAAGGAGATGAAGTTGTATTAATTGGAAGTCAAGGTGATGTTGAAATAACTGTCTCATCATTCAACGATTCTATACAAATTATTAATTATGAATTATTAACACGACTTCCTGAGAATTTACCAAGAATAATAACAAAATAA
- a CDS encoding amidohydrolase produces MESLKDTLEKVRKELHKFPEVSEEEYETKKRIEAFLEEHTSCEILSVAKTGLLAIFNGKKEGKTVMLRADIDALPIQEVNTFEHKSVNEGVSHKCGHDGHTTILLGVAKLLAEKPLSKGKVVLLFQPSEENGRGAQSVLEDTCFKQLNIDYVFALHNLPGFTKREIVVKEHEFTSNVKSVVITLKGKTAHAAEPEKGYNPANAIAEILHFVRQETKNIPEDSDFFLATPVHVTMGEKAYGISAGYGEVHLTLRSWSARLMKEKQNNLEQLLQKLEEKERLSINTSWFEEFYANKNNKEAVEYVKKAAEQLNLSINEINTPFKWGEDFGLFTQQYKGAMFGLGAGKNTPALHNPDYDFPDEITVTGAQLFYNILKEVQQ; encoded by the coding sequence ATGGAAAGCCTAAAGGATACTTTAGAAAAGGTAAGAAAAGAATTACATAAGTTTCCTGAAGTTTCTGAAGAAGAATACGAAACTAAAAAAAGAATAGAAGCTTTTTTAGAGGAACATACATCTTGTGAGATACTATCTGTGGCTAAAACAGGACTGTTAGCAATCTTCAATGGAAAAAAAGAAGGTAAAACGGTTATGTTGAGGGCAGATATTGATGCGTTGCCTATTCAAGAAGTCAATACTTTCGAACATAAATCTGTAAATGAAGGGGTCTCCCATAAATGTGGACATGATGGGCATACAACTATTTTACTTGGAGTAGCAAAGCTTCTTGCGGAAAAACCGTTGTCTAAAGGAAAAGTAGTATTACTTTTTCAACCTTCAGAAGAAAATGGAAGAGGAGCGCAGTCTGTTTTAGAAGATACTTGTTTTAAACAACTTAATATAGATTATGTTTTTGCACTACACAATTTACCAGGTTTTACCAAACGAGAAATAGTTGTAAAAGAACACGAGTTTACTAGTAATGTAAAAAGTGTTGTAATTACTTTAAAAGGAAAAACAGCACATGCAGCAGAGCCAGAAAAAGGCTACAATCCAGCTAATGCAATTGCTGAAATTCTTCATTTTGTAAGACAAGAAACTAAAAATATACCAGAAGATTCTGATTTCTTTTTAGCTACTCCTGTACACGTAACTATGGGAGAAAAAGCCTATGGAATATCAGCAGGATATGGAGAAGTACATCTTACATTACGAAGTTGGAGTGCGCGTTTAATGAAAGAAAAACAGAATAACCTCGAACAATTACTTCAAAAGCTTGAAGAAAAAGAAAGGTTGAGTATTAATACTTCTTGGTTTGAAGAATTTTACGCAAATAAAAACAACAAAGAAGCTGTTGAGTATGTAAAAAAAGCAGCAGAACAACTAAATTTATCAATTAACGAAATAAATACCCCATTTAAATGGGGCGAAGATTTCGGATTATTTACACAACAATATAAAGGAGCTATGTTTGGGCTAGGAGCTGGGAAAAACACTCCTGCACTACATAATCCAGATTATGATTTTCCTGATGAAATAACTGTAACAGGAGCACAATTATTTTATAATATTTTAAAAGAAGTTCAACAATAA
- a CDS encoding sodium:solute symporter family protein: protein MNKNKSKDDYYVGGRNMSAGHIGLSVVATDVGGGFSIGLGGLGFLMGLSGSWMLFTGLLGAWISAVFLIPKVYPIAKKHHFLTFPESLAFHYNTKVALMAGIISLIGYIGFTSSQILAGAKLASATFPSISITKAVLIMGVIAVVYTVIGGIKAVIYTDTIQWIILMVGLIGIGIPIGYVEVGGWNGIKEILPASFLSLTNVSFIDMFNWIITIVPIWFVGMTLYQRIYACKDEKTAKKAWKIAGLFEYPIMAFMGVALGLFSRVAYEQGMFASIGYAPGVELDAELGLPLLLRSILPVGLMGLMMSAYFSAIMSTADSCLMAASGNLTTDIFGYFKKSISIKNSQLITFLIGGLAIVLATKMQNVLELMLYSYAFMVSGLLVPVLGTLLLRKPSPTAAFYAMISGGLTTLLLIVFEVKLPFGLDANFFGITLSAIVFSIIQLINNPKTWKA from the coding sequence ATGAATAAAAACAAATCAAAAGACGATTACTATGTAGGAGGAAGAAACATGTCAGCAGGTCATATAGGACTCTCTGTTGTTGCAACGGATGTTGGAGGAGGTTTTTCTATTGGCTTAGGAGGTCTTGGTTTTTTAATGGGACTCTCCGGTAGCTGGATGCTTTTTACAGGGTTACTAGGTGCTTGGATAAGCGCCGTTTTTTTAATCCCAAAAGTATATCCCATAGCTAAAAAACATCATTTTTTAACGTTTCCAGAGTCATTAGCTTTTCACTACAATACAAAAGTTGCTCTAATGGCAGGAATTATTTCGTTAATAGGGTACATAGGTTTTACAAGCTCACAAATTTTAGCAGGAGCAAAACTAGCATCCGCTACATTTCCTTCCATATCAATTACTAAGGCAGTTTTAATTATGGGGGTAATTGCAGTAGTGTATACAGTTATAGGAGGAATAAAAGCTGTGATTTATACAGATACCATTCAGTGGATAATTCTAATGGTAGGGTTAATAGGGATTGGAATTCCTATTGGTTATGTAGAAGTAGGAGGATGGAATGGAATTAAAGAAATATTACCAGCCAGTTTTTTATCACTAACCAATGTTTCGTTTATTGATATGTTTAATTGGATAATCACTATAGTACCTATTTGGTTTGTTGGAATGACCTTATACCAACGAATTTATGCCTGTAAAGACGAAAAAACTGCAAAAAAAGCATGGAAAATAGCGGGACTTTTTGAATATCCAATAATGGCATTTATGGGAGTTGCTTTAGGGTTGTTTTCCAGAGTAGCCTACGAGCAAGGAATGTTTGCAAGTATAGGATATGCCCCAGGAGTAGAATTGGATGCAGAATTAGGTCTTCCATTGTTGCTAAGAAGTATTTTGCCAGTGGGTTTAATGGGATTAATGATGTCGGCTTATTTTTCGGCAATCATGTCTACAGCCGATAGCTGTTTAATGGCAGCTTCAGGAAACTTAACAACAGATATTTTTGGGTATTTCAAGAAAAGTATCAGTATAAAAAACTCACAATTAATAACCTTTTTAATAGGAGGCTTAGCTATTGTATTGGCTACAAAAATGCAAAATGTATTAGAGTTAATGCTGTATTCGTATGCTTTTATGGTATCAGGGTTGTTAGTTCCTGTTTTAGGAACATTATTACTGAGAAAACCATCGCCAACTGCAGCTTTTTACGCGATGATTTCAGGAGGGCTTACCACTTTACTATTAATTGTTTTTGAAGTAAAATTACCTTTTGGCTTAGATGCAAATTTTTTCGGAATTACATTATCAGCCATTGTATTTTCAATAATTCAGTTAATTAATAACCCAAAAACATGGAAAGCCTAA
- the rpsU gene encoding 30S ribosomal protein S21 produces the protein MLIIQVKEGENIDRAIKRYRRKYRNTKVLQEIRERKEYTKPSVSRREQLKKAQYKEQFLLEQEK, from the coding sequence ATGTTAATAATACAAGTAAAAGAAGGTGAAAACATCGACAGAGCGATCAAACGCTACAGAAGAAAATATAGGAATACAAAAGTTTTACAAGAAATAAGAGAGAGAAAAGAGTACACAAAACCATCTGTAAGCAGAAGGGAGCAATTAAAAAAGGCTCAGTATAAAGAGCAGTTTTTATTAGAGCAGGAAAAATAA
- a CDS encoding sigma-70 family RNA polymerase sigma factor, whose protein sequence is MRQLKITKQVTNRESKSIEKYLQEIGKIDLITADEEVELAQKIKTGDQRALETLVNANLRFVVSVAKQYQNQGLRLSDLINEGNIGLVKAARRFDETRGFKFISYAVWWIRQSILQALAEQSRVVRLPLNKIGSISKINKAVSKLEQSNERMPTPEEIAKVLDMTVSEVKQSMKNSGRHISMDAPLKEGETSNLYDVMKASEAPKPDKDLMQESLQLEISRSLETLSPRESDIIKLFYGLENYRPMSLTEIGEAFDLTRERVRQIKEKGIRRLKQRSRTKVLQTYLG, encoded by the coding sequence ATGAGACAGTTAAAAATAACAAAACAAGTTACCAATAGAGAATCAAAATCTATTGAGAAGTACTTACAAGAAATAGGTAAGATTGATTTGATTACTGCAGATGAAGAGGTTGAGTTAGCTCAAAAAATTAAAACAGGTGACCAAAGAGCACTAGAAACTTTGGTAAATGCTAACTTACGTTTTGTAGTGTCGGTAGCAAAACAATATCAAAATCAAGGGTTACGGCTTTCTGACTTAATCAATGAAGGAAATATTGGTTTGGTTAAGGCAGCAAGACGTTTTGATGAAACGCGTGGATTTAAGTTTATATCGTATGCGGTTTGGTGGATACGCCAGTCTATTTTACAGGCCTTAGCAGAACAATCTCGTGTGGTTCGTTTACCGTTGAATAAAATAGGAAGCATTAGTAAAATTAATAAGGCTGTATCTAAGCTTGAACAAAGTAATGAACGTATGCCTACGCCAGAAGAAATAGCCAAAGTTTTAGATATGACCGTTTCAGAAGTAAAACAGTCAATGAAAAACTCTGGAAGGCATATTTCTATGGATGCACCTTTAAAAGAAGGAGAAACATCAAATTTATACGATGTAATGAAAGCTTCTGAAGCTCCTAAGCCAGATAAAGACTTAATGCAAGAATCTTTACAACTGGAAATTAGTAGAAGTTTAGAAACACTATCTCCAAGAGAATCAGATATCATAAAGCTATTTTATGGTCTAGAAAATTACCGACCTATGAGTTTAACTGAAATAGGAGAAGCTTTTGATTTAACAAGAGAACGTGTTCGTCAAATCAAAGAGAAAGGAATTAGAAGATTAAAACAACGATCAAGAACCAAAGTATTACAAACTTATTTAGGTTAG